A genomic region of Methylobacterium durans contains the following coding sequences:
- a CDS encoding MHYT domain-containing protein codes for MATDGSHDHFLVLLSVVIAAAASYTALDLASRVRAATGWVRHAWLGTAAVAMGGGIWSMHFVAMLAFSMPGMEVSYDPTLTVLSLLLAVGVTGAAFAVVSRSDASTIMLGWSGLFMGLGIAGMHYVGMAAMRMRADLRYESIWVAVAILIAIGASTTALWLAFRYARAGSRIVAALVMGVAVAGMHYAAMQGSAFHAHAGMAEAQTDANLDQIKLALAVATTTFVILFLASVAAMFDRRFAVLAEREAEALRQSEERYRTLYSRTPLPLHSLDSDGQIEQVSEAWLDLLGYTRKEVIGRPLINFMTEASARQRMQEDWPRLIREGTLKQAEYRFVTKAGEILEVVVSGRAEYDHDGAFTGALGGVVDVTARKRAEEALRQAQKMEAVGQLTGGVAHDFNNLLAVVIGNLDLLRKRVPDDPRLRRLLDNAAQGAQRGAALTQRMLAFARRQDLKPEAVDIASLVQGMADLLQRAAGPAVHIEEQFPSKLRAVQVDANQLELALINLAVNARDAMPNGGTITLAAREEHADPETMDALRPGDYVCLSVSDTGEGMDTATLARAREPFFTTKGVGKGTGLGLSMVHGLAEQSGGRLVLSSEKGKGTTAEIWLPLAEEGASTARPADATESEATASAYKSLRVLVVDDDALVLANTAEMLEDLGHTVVQAASGREALNALRHRRDVDLIITDHAMPEMTGVQLAAAIRADRPDLPIILASGYTDLPEGTGSGLPRLNKPFSQTALKRAVGEQAQAIEEQSQVIPFPARQG; via the coding sequence ATGGCCACTGACGGATCTCACGACCACTTCCTTGTTCTGCTCTCGGTCGTGATCGCGGCGGCAGCCTCCTACACGGCTCTCGATCTCGCCAGCCGCGTGCGTGCCGCTACAGGTTGGGTGCGGCACGCATGGCTTGGAACGGCCGCTGTCGCGATGGGCGGCGGCATCTGGTCGATGCACTTCGTCGCCATGCTCGCGTTCAGCATGCCGGGCATGGAGGTCAGCTACGACCCAACCCTTACCGTGCTCTCGCTTTTGCTCGCAGTCGGCGTCACCGGGGCTGCGTTCGCTGTCGTGAGTAGAAGTGACGCGAGCACCATCATGCTCGGGTGGAGCGGCCTCTTCATGGGGCTGGGCATCGCGGGTATGCACTACGTTGGCATGGCCGCGATGCGGATGCGGGCCGACCTGCGCTACGAGAGCATCTGGGTCGCAGTTGCGATTTTAATCGCCATCGGAGCCTCCACGACCGCCCTCTGGCTTGCCTTTCGTTACGCCAGAGCAGGGTCCCGGATCGTCGCGGCGCTCGTCATGGGCGTGGCCGTGGCTGGCATGCACTACGCGGCCATGCAGGGCTCAGCGTTCCATGCTCACGCAGGAATGGCTGAAGCTCAGACCGATGCCAACCTTGATCAGATCAAGCTGGCGCTTGCCGTCGCGACCACGACCTTTGTGATCCTCTTTCTGGCATCCGTGGCTGCCATGTTCGACCGGCGGTTTGCCGTTCTGGCCGAGCGCGAAGCCGAAGCGCTCCGCCAGAGTGAGGAGCGCTACCGGACGCTCTACAGCAGGACGCCTCTTCCCCTTCATTCGCTCGACAGCGACGGACAGATCGAGCAGGTCAGCGAGGCGTGGCTCGACCTCCTCGGCTACACCCGAAAGGAGGTCATCGGCCGCCCGCTGATCAACTTCATGACAGAAGCTTCTGCTCGGCAGCGGATGCAGGAGGACTGGCCTCGGCTGATCCGGGAGGGCACGCTGAAGCAAGCCGAGTACCGGTTTGTCACGAAGGCGGGCGAGATCCTTGAGGTCGTGGTCTCCGGGCGAGCCGAGTACGACCACGACGGCGCATTCACAGGTGCTCTGGGCGGGGTTGTCGATGTGACCGCGCGCAAGCGAGCCGAAGAAGCGCTGCGTCAGGCGCAGAAGATGGAGGCGGTGGGTCAGCTAACCGGGGGCGTGGCGCACGACTTCAATAACCTACTGGCTGTCGTGATCGGGAACCTCGACCTGCTGCGCAAGCGAGTTCCTGACGACCCTCGCCTTCGCCGCCTGCTGGACAATGCTGCGCAGGGTGCTCAGCGCGGCGCGGCCCTGACGCAGCGCATGCTGGCTTTCGCGCGTCGCCAGGATCTCAAGCCCGAGGCTGTGGACATCGCTTCTCTGGTGCAGGGCATGGCGGACCTGCTCCAGCGCGCTGCTGGGCCAGCGGTGCACATTGAGGAGCAGTTCCCCTCCAAGCTTCGTGCGGTTCAGGTAGACGCGAATCAACTGGAACTCGCGCTCATCAACTTGGCGGTGAATGCACGGGACGCGATGCCGAATGGCGGTACGATTACCTTGGCGGCGCGAGAGGAGCATGCTGATCCTGAGACTATGGATGCACTCCGACCCGGCGACTACGTGTGCTTGTCCGTGAGCGACACGGGCGAGGGCATGGACACGGCGACGCTGGCACGCGCACGTGAGCCCTTCTTCACGACCAAGGGCGTCGGTAAGGGCACCGGATTAGGGCTCTCGATGGTGCACGGACTGGCCGAGCAGTCGGGTGGCCGATTGGTGCTGTCGAGTGAGAAGGGCAAAGGCACAACGGCAGAGATCTGGCTGCCGCTGGCTGAGGAAGGTGCTTCCACAGCACGTCCGGCTGACGCTACGGAATCAGAAGCCACTGCTTCGGCCTACAAGTCGCTGCGAGTTCTCGTAGTGGACGATGACGCGCTGGTGCTCGCAAACACGGCCGAGATGCTGGAAGACCTTGGCCACACGGTCGTTCAGGCAGCCTCAGGCCGGGAGGCTCTGAACGCACTGCGCCATAGACGCGATGTTGATCTGATCATCACCGATCATGCTATGCCGGAGATGACCGGTGTGCAGCTTGCGGCTGCGATCCGGGCTGATCGGCCTGATCTGCCGATCATCCTGGCGTCCGGCTACACAGACCTGCCGGAGGGCACGGGATCCGGACTCCCCCGCCTGAATAAGCCGTTCAGTCAGACGGCGCTGAAGCGAGCCGTGGGTGAGCAGGCGCAGGCCATAGAAGAGCAGTCACAGGTCATCCCGTTCCCAGCGCGTCAGGGATGA
- a CDS encoding sensor histidine kinase codes for MHDLSPPAQQPSEREAELEAEIGRLRRSLDEAVRRTTVDVPAASAGYEHEVADLRSALALKQARSAELQQANAKLTANCATLAASEARYRLAVESASDYAIFTTDLTGRITGWNSGAQNLMGWSEEEAVGAPANLIFTPEDDRTAIAETEMRLAVTEGRGEDDRWHLKKDGSRFWANGLMMPLRDDEGGLVGFLKILRDRTEAKQAAERQVLLVHELNHRVKNTLATVQAFTSQSLRTAGSLAEAREAITARLIALAQAHDVLTAEDWQGADLAQIVADALRLHGGDGERCRWQGNAIRVSSRIALALAMVLHELATNAIKYGALSNATGTVSVTWKITEQGDRSVETRLRLALRWEERGGPPVTPPTRRGFGTRMIERGLASELQGEVRMSYEPAGVVCLLDIPLEMG; via the coding sequence TTGCACGACCTGTCTCCACCCGCTCAGCAGCCGAGCGAACGTGAAGCCGAGCTTGAGGCCGAGATTGGCCGCCTGCGTCGCTCGCTCGATGAGGCTGTGCGGCGCACAACCGTCGATGTACCGGCGGCCAGCGCAGGCTACGAGCACGAAGTGGCAGATCTGCGCTCTGCTCTGGCCCTTAAGCAGGCACGCTCGGCCGAGTTGCAGCAGGCGAACGCCAAACTTACCGCGAACTGCGCGACTCTCGCGGCCAGCGAAGCGCGCTATCGCCTCGCGGTAGAGAGCGCCAGCGACTACGCCATCTTCACCACCGACCTGACCGGACGCATCACAGGGTGGAACTCAGGCGCTCAGAACCTGATGGGCTGGAGCGAGGAGGAGGCGGTCGGCGCTCCAGCCAACCTGATCTTCACGCCTGAGGACGACCGAACCGCGATTGCGGAAACCGAGATGCGCTTGGCCGTCACGGAAGGCCGTGGCGAGGACGACCGCTGGCACCTGAAGAAGGACGGCTCTCGCTTCTGGGCTAACGGCCTGATGATGCCACTGCGCGATGATGAGGGCGGGCTCGTTGGCTTTCTCAAGATCCTGCGGGACCGCACGGAGGCGAAGCAGGCAGCCGAGCGTCAGGTGCTTCTGGTGCACGAACTCAACCACCGAGTGAAGAACACACTCGCTACCGTCCAGGCATTCACCAGCCAGTCTCTGCGGACAGCAGGCTCACTGGCCGAGGCACGCGAAGCGATCACGGCGCGACTGATCGCACTGGCTCAGGCGCACGATGTGCTGACAGCCGAGGACTGGCAGGGTGCGGACCTTGCCCAGATCGTCGCTGATGCGCTGCGGCTACATGGTGGGGACGGCGAGCGCTGTCGCTGGCAGGGCAACGCGATCCGGGTTTCATCTCGCATTGCATTGGCGTTGGCGATGGTGCTGCACGAGCTTGCGACCAACGCGATCAAGTACGGAGCGCTCTCGAATGCCACTGGTACCGTGTCAGTGACATGGAAGATTACCGAGCAGGGCGATCGGTCCGTCGAAACGCGCCTTCGCCTAGCACTACGTTGGGAGGAGCGAGGTGGCCCGCCTGTCACCCCGCCGACGCGCAGAGGCTTCGGAACGCGCATGATCGAACGCGGCCTTGCCAGCGAACTCCAGGGCGAAGTCCGGATGAGCTACGAGCCGGCAGGAGTCGTCTGTCTGCTCGACATCCCGCTGGAGATGGGCTGA
- a CDS encoding HWE histidine kinase domain-containing protein produces MTVISTPDQKADSEQVDLSACEREPIHVPGCIQSHGALLVLEPTRLTIKNVAGDTGTLLGHAPETLLGRSLAQLFGPARVKHLRPLLAQDDLATPLHALDPDLRLGTVPVDASVHRSRLIKVATGRRCADRSVLVVEFEAADLPDLRTRDPLTTVQQMLLAVQPAPDQKAFCQAATEQIRRATGYDRVMIYRFLPEGEGSVIAESHREGVASYLGLRYPASDIPRQARDLYLRNWLRIIADVRSVPAPLLGPAKGGRDAMPAVLDMSQCTLRAASPIHLEYLRNMGVAATMTISIIVGGRLWGLIACHHTVPKRIPRHLRAVCELFGHMFSFQLEAREHVEALEIRHRLRRARETLVQRISEEGDLARGLIQQASSLLGYVNAGGVALLVEDAFFAIGRRPGEDQVRALVRWLASSQSSGEAVFATASLASQWEPARDFAQDASGLLVLAVARTPPIYILWFRPEVLETVRWGGNPDKPVEIGSGGYRVYPRKSFEAYSQSVRLHAEPWTETEIEAVQLLRLSLLEIILKRMEQVARERNAAQARHEVMLAELNHRVKNTLATVQALARHSRGSATALDAYVHSFEQRIQAMAASHNLLSDAAWQKVELRSLIVEQLSPYAKEGDSLWLEGDRMSLLPRMGASLGMVFHELATNSAKYGALSVPGGRVRIRWSVTGHAPSRVLSLFWREVGGPTVKPPRREGFGSFVTQRLIEYEMQGTSEVIYKPDGVCFYMDVPETALVLGTVLNGASGKSATQADETTGAPRILLVEDDALLAHVLEEAVRALGWTPVGPVARIEAAMVLTLIEAGSLDGAVLDINVDDEKVWPVAEILQNQGVPFLFATAYDRSRDVLPARFANVPILSKPFVEQQLMDTLMSLVAGRDPQHNGHSRFDA; encoded by the coding sequence ATGACCGTGATCAGCACGCCAGACCAGAAAGCCGACTCTGAGCAAGTCGATCTCAGCGCGTGCGAGCGCGAGCCCATCCATGTGCCCGGCTGCATCCAGAGCCACGGAGCGCTCCTCGTACTTGAGCCGACCCGGCTGACCATCAAGAACGTTGCGGGCGATACCGGCACGCTCTTGGGCCACGCCCCGGAGACTCTGCTCGGTCGTTCCCTGGCCCAGCTATTTGGACCGGCGCGTGTGAAGCACCTGCGGCCTCTCCTCGCGCAGGACGATCTCGCGACGCCGCTGCACGCGCTCGATCCTGACCTTCGCCTCGGCACGGTGCCGGTGGATGCCAGCGTGCACAGGTCACGCCTGATCAAGGTAGCAACAGGGCGGAGGTGTGCGGATCGAAGTGTGTTGGTGGTCGAGTTCGAGGCGGCTGACCTACCCGATCTGCGCACGCGCGATCCGCTCACGACCGTTCAGCAGATGCTGCTCGCGGTGCAGCCTGCCCCGGATCAGAAAGCCTTCTGTCAGGCTGCAACCGAGCAGATTCGCCGGGCGACCGGCTATGATCGGGTCATGATCTACCGCTTCCTGCCTGAGGGTGAGGGATCGGTCATCGCCGAGAGCCACAGAGAGGGTGTGGCGTCCTACCTCGGCCTTCGCTATCCGGCCTCTGACATTCCGAGGCAGGCTCGCGATCTCTATCTGCGGAACTGGCTGCGCATCATCGCTGATGTGCGCTCCGTGCCGGCCCCTCTGCTTGGCCCAGCAAAGGGCGGCCGAGATGCGATGCCTGCTGTGCTCGACATGAGCCAGTGCACGCTGCGCGCGGCCTCGCCGATCCATCTGGAGTACCTGCGGAATATGGGCGTGGCCGCTACGATGACGATTTCCATCATCGTGGGTGGCCGCCTCTGGGGGTTGATCGCGTGCCATCACACAGTTCCGAAACGCATCCCGCGCCATCTGCGTGCGGTCTGCGAGTTGTTCGGCCACATGTTCTCGTTCCAGCTAGAGGCGCGCGAGCATGTCGAGGCCCTGGAGATCCGCCATAGGCTGCGCCGTGCGCGAGAGACGCTGGTGCAGCGCATCTCGGAGGAAGGCGATCTCGCCAGAGGATTGATCCAGCAGGCGAGCAGCCTCCTCGGCTACGTGAACGCGGGCGGTGTGGCCCTGTTGGTCGAAGACGCATTCTTCGCGATCGGACGCAGGCCGGGTGAGGACCAAGTTCGCGCGCTCGTCAGGTGGTTGGCGAGCAGTCAGTCATCAGGTGAAGCCGTGTTTGCGACGGCTTCGCTGGCGAGCCAGTGGGAGCCTGCCCGTGACTTCGCCCAGGACGCCAGTGGCCTGCTGGTGCTCGCCGTCGCGCGCACCCCGCCAATCTACATCCTCTGGTTCCGTCCCGAGGTACTGGAGACGGTCCGCTGGGGCGGCAATCCTGATAAGCCCGTCGAGATCGGCTCTGGCGGCTACCGCGTGTATCCGCGCAAGTCGTTCGAGGCGTACAGTCAGTCGGTTCGGTTGCACGCGGAGCCCTGGACGGAGACCGAGATCGAGGCCGTGCAGTTGCTCCGGTTGTCACTGCTGGAGATCATCCTCAAGCGCATGGAGCAGGTCGCGCGCGAGCGTAATGCCGCCCAGGCTCGCCACGAGGTGATGCTGGCTGAGTTGAACCACCGGGTGAAGAACACGCTTGCGACTGTTCAGGCGCTGGCACGCCACTCCAGAGGCAGCGCGACCGCACTCGACGCCTATGTGCACAGCTTCGAGCAGCGCATTCAGGCCATGGCTGCCTCACACAACCTGTTGAGTGATGCTGCTTGGCAGAAGGTGGAATTGCGTTCCCTCATCGTTGAGCAGTTGAGCCCATACGCCAAGGAGGGTGACAGCCTCTGGCTTGAGGGCGACCGAATGAGCCTGCTGCCCAGGATGGGCGCATCCCTTGGTATGGTGTTCCACGAGTTGGCGACGAACTCAGCCAAGTACGGCGCGCTCTCGGTGCCGGGTGGGCGCGTGCGCATCCGGTGGAGTGTCACAGGCCATGCGCCCTCCCGTGTGCTGAGCTTGTTCTGGCGCGAGGTGGGTGGTCCGACAGTGAAGCCCCCAAGGCGCGAAGGCTTTGGCTCCTTCGTGACGCAGCGTCTGATCGAGTACGAGATGCAGGGCACCAGCGAAGTCATCTACAAGCCGGACGGTGTGTGCTTCTACATGGACGTACCCGAGACGGCACTGGTGCTCGGCACAGTCCTCAACGGAGCATCGGGCAAATCGGCGACGCAGGCAGACGAGACCACAGGCGCGCCACGAATTCTGCTGGTCGAGGATGATGCCCTGCTCGCGCACGTGCTGGAGGAGGCGGTCCGCGCCCTTGGCTGGACGCCCGTGGGACCGGTGGCGCGAATTGAGGCCGCCATGGTGCTGACGCTGATCGAGGCCGGATCACTCGATGGGGCGGTGCTCGACATCAACGTTGATGATGAGAAGGTATGGCCAGTTGCGGAGATTTTGCAGAATCAAGGCGTGCCGTTCCTGTTTGCGACCGCCTACGACCGCAGCCGAGATGTCCTGCCTGCGCGCTTCGCGAATGTGCCGATCCTGAGCAAGCCGTTCGTGGAGCAGCAACTCATGGACACGCTAATGTCGCTGGTGGCGGGCAGAGACCCCCAGCATAACGGACACAGCAGATTCGATGCATAG
- a CDS encoding response regulator: MRVIVADDDPDTRALNIRALSQEIAGFDVVEVASQASLEQALASPPDLLVTDYDLRWIDGFALFNAVKAAHPNCPAIMVTGTGNEDLAVRAMKAGFDDYVVKGRNQLKRLALTARIVVERGQARRALAENRDLVLAELYHRLHNNLQIVISLIRQTEKALQSGPDRQQLADLRQRIQSLSRLQEQFYRSPDFRRVDFGAFIGELASSLVALARVPVSLETELEALELPVDVAVPFGLLANEIITNAVQHAFSEVEGGELRVQLQREQSRIVLTVEDNGRGFERDLRSTPIGMGLHLVERLAQQIGGEVMVEDKHPGTRCRVGVAL; encoded by the coding sequence ATGCGAGTGATTGTTGCCGACGACGATCCGGACACGCGTGCCCTGAACATCCGAGCCCTCTCACAGGAAATCGCCGGATTTGACGTGGTGGAGGTCGCGAGCCAAGCCAGCCTTGAGCAGGCGCTCGCTTCGCCTCCCGACCTTCTGGTGACGGATTACGACCTCCGCTGGATCGATGGCTTCGCGTTGTTCAACGCGGTCAAGGCGGCTCACCCCAATTGCCCCGCTATCATGGTCACGGGGACCGGCAACGAGGATCTTGCGGTCCGTGCCATGAAGGCCGGCTTCGACGACTACGTAGTGAAGGGGCGCAATCAGCTAAAGCGTCTGGCTCTCACCGCGCGCATCGTTGTCGAGCGGGGGCAGGCTCGACGGGCTCTGGCCGAGAACCGCGATCTGGTACTGGCCGAACTCTACCATCGCCTGCACAACAACCTCCAGATTGTTATCAGCCTGATACGGCAGACGGAGAAGGCGCTTCAGAGTGGTCCAGACCGGCAGCAGCTTGCCGACCTGCGTCAGCGCATTCAGTCGCTCAGTCGCCTACAGGAGCAGTTCTACCGCTCGCCGGACTTCCGTCGCGTCGATTTCGGTGCCTTCATCGGCGAGTTGGCCTCCAGCCTCGTGGCATTGGCACGCGTGCCCGTCAGCCTTGAGACAGAACTGGAAGCCTTGGAGTTGCCGGTTGACGTAGCTGTGCCATTTGGGTTGCTGGCCAACGAGATCATTACCAACGCGGTCCAGCATGCTTTTTCCGAGGTGGAAGGCGGGGAACTCAGGGTGCAGTTGCAGCGCGAGCAGAGCCGAATTGTACTCACGGTAGAGGATAACGGCCGGGGCTTTGAGCGCGATCTCCGATCGACACCCATTGGAATGGGCTTACACCTTGTTGAGCGATTGGCGCAGCAGATCGGCGGAGAGGTGATGGTTGAGGACAAGCATCCCGGTACCCGGTGCCGTGTAGGAGTTGCCCTTTGA
- a CDS encoding MucR family transcriptional regulator, protein MSEPTPGSAPEFIGLAADIVSAFVSNNPVSVAELPALISNVHRALNGLASGTSQAPVEEVEKPTPSQIKKSITPDALISFVDGRPYKTLKRHLAGHGLDPYSYRQRYGLPNDYPMVAASYAAQRSELAKAIGLGRAGAQAERTSGRGRKVA, encoded by the coding sequence ATGTCAGAACCTACTCCGGGCAGCGCGCCCGAATTTATCGGACTCGCCGCCGACATCGTGTCGGCCTTTGTCTCCAACAATCCTGTTTCTGTGGCCGAGCTTCCAGCGCTCATCAGCAACGTTCATCGGGCGCTAAACGGCCTCGCGAGCGGCACGTCTCAGGCTCCTGTGGAGGAGGTCGAGAAGCCGACGCCCTCGCAGATCAAGAAGTCGATCACACCGGACGCGCTCATCAGCTTCGTCGATGGAAGGCCCTATAAGACGCTCAAGCGCCACCTCGCTGGGCATGGCCTCGACCCATACAGCTATCGTCAGCGCTATGGTTTGCCCAACGACTACCCGATGGTGGCAGCCAGCTACGCCGCCCAGCGTTCCGAACTCGCCAAGGCGATTGGCCTCGGGCGTGCGGGTGCGCAGGCAGAGCGGACCAGCGGACGCGGCCGGAAGGTTGCGTAA
- a CDS encoding response regulator, whose translation MSAPLEDVIVVVEDDPDDRHLLTRAFKKLGSSVPLRFACDGDEAVALLSEVASSADPSMRPVVILLDLKLPRRSGLEVLTWVKAQPALRRIPVVILTSSRDQTDLKQAYDLGANSFLVKPSQPHALHSLIEQVNAYWLGHNEVAPIAV comes from the coding sequence ATGAGCGCACCGCTTGAAGATGTGATCGTGGTCGTCGAGGACGATCCAGATGACCGGCATCTTCTAACCCGCGCCTTCAAGAAACTCGGATCGAGCGTCCCACTTCGCTTCGCCTGCGATGGTGATGAGGCTGTGGCGTTGCTGAGCGAGGTGGCGTCATCGGCCGATCCCTCAATGCGGCCGGTCGTGATCCTGCTAGATCTTAAGCTGCCACGTCGGTCTGGCTTAGAGGTTCTGACCTGGGTCAAGGCGCAGCCAGCACTGCGTCGCATCCCCGTCGTGATCCTGACCTCGTCACGCGACCAGACCGACCTGAAGCAAGCCTATGACCTTGGCGCGAACTCGTTTCTGGTGAAGCCGAGCCAACCGCACGCGCTGCACAGCTTGATTGAGCAGGTGAATGCGTACTGGCTCGGCCACAACGAGGTTGCACCGATAGCAGTCTAG
- a CDS encoding sensor histidine kinase codes for MEGHQVAVLTAGFRRLIRASAFRSREGIWWQGVVYNVDRIRHHKRGGLSAFGLIALTIALLLTVVSTGALVLNLSRLNTSRMEVARINSVLTLVAELHEAIRAAETGQRGFLLTGEQRYLTTYQEAVPRVWADLKAAEQVVRRPEQVARLANLRSLIENKLDELANTIGLGARSQNAALEVVRTDVGQQLMEQIDSTIRTIRDTGTEALSAQSKREQTDAAWATAVALLSGGLALSSAVLGVVTLVGKRAQTRLFEAEERFRNLAENIEEAFWVSDPRSSTLLYINPAFEHIWGQARSALYQDPRLWLEAIVSDDRERVSASYAERAMKGTYDENYRIMRPDGSLRWVRDRGWPVHDETGQFEYVVGIAEDITEMREAQDALTSLNADLERRIEERTQALVEVNRELDAFAYSISHDLRAPLRSMQGYADALIEDFGDGLGPEGHHYTKRIVAAASRMEDLIQDILAYSRLAKEEVSVRPESLEAAVDQVLTDLAPMLADTAADVRVERPLPEVQSNRSVLRQVLSNLIANGVKFVGPGEKPELLIHADRHAGRVRLWVEDHGIGIAAEHQKRIFDPFQRLHGIEAYPGTGIGLAIARRATTRMGGSCGVESELGRGSRFWIELRAAEEGGGDERTA; via the coding sequence ATGGAAGGGCATCAGGTCGCGGTGCTAACAGCGGGCTTCCGGCGTTTGATCCGCGCTTCTGCGTTTCGAAGCCGGGAGGGAATCTGGTGGCAAGGCGTCGTATATAACGTGGACCGCATCAGGCATCACAAGCGGGGTGGTCTCTCCGCTTTCGGGTTGATCGCTCTAACGATTGCCCTCCTGCTCACTGTCGTGAGTACGGGCGCACTCGTTCTGAACCTCTCTCGGCTGAACACCAGCCGTATGGAGGTGGCCCGCATCAACTCGGTCCTGACGCTCGTGGCCGAGCTTCATGAGGCGATCCGAGCCGCCGAGACGGGGCAGCGCGGCTTCCTACTGACTGGCGAACAGCGTTATCTCACCACCTATCAGGAGGCTGTGCCGCGCGTCTGGGCTGACCTTAAGGCTGCCGAGCAAGTGGTCAGGAGGCCGGAGCAGGTCGCGCGTTTGGCGAACCTCCGCTCGCTGATCGAGAACAAGCTCGACGAGTTGGCCAACACGATTGGCCTGGGCGCGCGTAGCCAAAACGCTGCGCTTGAGGTCGTTCGGACCGATGTCGGCCAGCAGTTGATGGAGCAGATCGACAGTACGATTCGCACCATCCGGGATACAGGGACCGAGGCCCTATCGGCACAGTCGAAGCGCGAGCAGACGGATGCCGCCTGGGCCACAGCGGTCGCCCTCTTGAGCGGTGGTCTTGCACTCAGCAGCGCGGTTCTGGGCGTTGTCACGCTTGTCGGCAAACGCGCGCAGACACGCCTGTTCGAGGCTGAGGAACGCTTCCGCAATCTCGCGGAAAACATCGAGGAAGCCTTCTGGGTCTCGGACCCACGCAGCAGCACGCTGCTCTACATCAATCCCGCATTCGAGCACATCTGGGGTCAGGCACGGTCAGCGCTCTACCAGGACCCCCGCCTCTGGCTGGAAGCCATCGTCTCGGACGATCGTGAACGGGTAAGCGCCAGTTACGCCGAAAGGGCGATGAAGGGCACCTACGACGAGAACTACCGGATCATGCGGCCGGACGGATCACTCAGGTGGGTACGCGACCGAGGTTGGCCGGTGCACGATGAGACTGGTCAGTTTGAGTACGTAGTTGGCATCGCCGAGGACATCACGGAGATGCGCGAAGCGCAGGACGCGCTCACCAGCCTGAACGCCGATTTGGAGCGCCGGATTGAGGAACGGACGCAAGCGCTCGTCGAGGTTAACCGTGAACTCGACGCATTCGCCTACTCCATTTCTCATGACCTGAGAGCGCCACTTCGCTCGATGCAAGGCTACGCGGATGCGCTCATCGAGGATTTCGGTGATGGCCTTGGTCCAGAGGGACATCACTATACCAAGCGCATCGTCGCCGCCGCGTCGCGCATGGAGGATCTAATCCAAGACATCCTCGCTTACAGCCGACTGGCCAAGGAGGAAGTCAGCGTCAGACCTGAATCTCTCGAAGCGGCCGTAGATCAGGTGCTGACAGACCTCGCGCCGATGTTGGCGGACACGGCCGCAGATGTTCGGGTTGAGCGTCCCCTTCCGGAGGTGCAGTCGAACCGCTCGGTCTTGCGGCAGGTTCTAAGCAACCTGATTGCAAACGGAGTGAAGTTCGTTGGGCCGGGTGAGAAGCCCGAACTGCTAATCCACGCGGATCGGCATGCGGGGCGTGTCCGCCTTTGGGTCGAAGATCACGGCATTGGGATCGCGGCAGAGCACCAGAAGCGCATCTTTGACCCGTTCCAGCGCCTGCATGGGATCGAAGCCTACCCTGGAACCGGCATAGGGTTAGCTATCGCCCGGCGGGCGACGACGCGCATGGGGGGCTCCTGCGGTGTCGAATCGGAACTTGGTCGCGGCAGCCGGTTCTGGATTGAGCTTCGGGCCGCCGAGGAGGGGGGTGGGGATGAGCGCACCGCTTGA
- a CDS encoding response regulator produces the protein MSQNLRVLIVEDEYLVASYLTDLVEEAGHEVIAAVETGESAQERLMDGGIDLAILDIKLQGILTGIDVARIARARLIPHVFVSGSGDPTTRTAAEATGPVAFIQKPLDQRQLDAVFTKLLREAVNPQESSSLASR, from the coding sequence TTGAGCCAGAACCTGCGGGTGCTGATCGTCGAGGACGAGTATTTGGTGGCCAGCTACCTGACTGACCTCGTGGAAGAAGCTGGCCATGAGGTGATCGCCGCAGTTGAGACCGGCGAGAGCGCGCAGGAGCGCCTGATGGATGGAGGGATCGACCTTGCGATCTTAGACATTAAGCTCCAGGGCATTTTGACGGGGATCGACGTGGCCAGAATCGCGCGAGCGCGCTTAATCCCGCACGTGTTCGTATCGGGTTCTGGAGACCCGACGACCCGCACTGCCGCCGAGGCAACAGGACCCGTCGCCTTCATTCAAAAGCCATTGGACCAGCGGCAACTCGACGCTGTGTTCACTAAACTGCTGCGCGAAGCCGTTAATCCTCAGGAGAGCAGTTCCCTCGCATCAAGGTAG